The Reichenbachiella carrageenanivorans region ACCGTATTTTTCATCTTGATTTTTTTAAAAAATTTGATTCTCTGACCCATGGCCTTTAGTCCTTGTATGTCATTCGTACCATACCGATGGCATCTTCTCCACGGCCGCTGTAAAACAGGTAGAGCGATCCGTCCTTATCTTCAAACACATAGGGATCACGAAGCTGGTTGACGTCTTCTGGCGCGGAGCTCGTTTTCGAACGAACCAGTTCCAAATCTCCGCCTTCCCAGCCAGGACTCGGCTTTAATACTTCTACAGGTGGGTAGGTAGCATCCCAATTAAGCCAATCGCCTACGCTCAAGTCTATGGTGGACATCATTACTCTTTCCTGCATTTCTCCACGCCTCGTGTAAAAAACATGCAACTCGTCCCCTACTACTCTCACGGCAGTATGGCGGATTCTTAATTCTTTGAATGACTTGCCTTCTATGTCTTCAATGTCTTTCTGAAATGGATTTTCAGGATGCTTGTTCCACAGGTTATTCGTATAGTCGAATCCTTCGGGTGCCGTCCATGGATCGGCTGCGTCTAAGGCTTGATAAGGGTTAGCTCCATTATCAAGTGCATATAACTGGTCTTTGTATGAGAATACTCTAAAATAAGAGGGTCCTAAAAACACAGGCTGTATGCCGTTATAAAATTCCAACCCATCAGTAGACGTGGATACATAAGTGAGCTGCTTTCTCACTCTTACCCCATTGACATAAGTGGATGCTCCGCTATGAAAATACATGATGATCCGCTTATTGTCATGATCTACATGGACATCTGGCGAGGCCAAATGATTGTTGGGGATCACCACACCATTGGCTAGGTTTATCACTGTATCACCCAGATCCAACACACCGCGATCTCCCATAGGTACTTCGTCTCCGATTTGGTACAAATGCCACGGGCCATCAATCTTTTCTGCCCAAGCCATTCGAATATAATCCCCTGCATGATGTGCAAAGTACATGTAATACTGTGCTTTAGCATGGATTCTGTTTTTCTTTTTAACCCACTTCGGTATTCGTATCACACTTGGGCCATTTATATTTTCCCCCTGACTGGCTACACCTGCCTCAGCAAACATAGCTTGGGTAATAGCTGGCTTACTTTCCCCCTCTCTTATGATTTCATACTTGCTTTGGGCTTGGGTTTGTCCCCAACTGACTCCCACTAAAAGCACTGATAATATCCCAATTTGTAATTTCATCCTCATATGATTTGATCATACTCTTAAACCATAGCCAATCCTTCAAAACAGAAAGAAAGTTCTGCATTGGTCATCGAACATTTATTTTATGGGTACAATATCTCTATTTCTCGTGCAATGAAAACCATAGGCAAGTTGCAAGCTCACCTGCAACAGGTTGCATATTCAAATAAGGAGTTACAGATACACCATATAAATGTTACAATTTCAAATTGAAAAAGAGTAATCGTCTAAAACAAACACAATTGGAAAACGAGTAACAAAACCTAAAGACAGAGTAAATGCATCCTCTAAATATTAAAGCATATCACTGATGGACAAATCAAAAAGTTCCCAAAATATAATATCTAGTATTTAAAAAAATCTGAGTACATGTAAAACTCATAAGGACAATTCATTTCGATACTCATCAAGCATTTACAAATGCTGATATGACCCCAAAATCATTTCGCATAAAACAACTCACAATCAAAACATAATCGCCAAACCCGTAACATTCATCGGGGCACATTGATACATGCTACAACTCATTGTATCAACAGCGTGGTATAAATACAACATACACCTGCATCTAGTTGAGCCATTCCCCATTAACATGCTACTATGGAAACCAACCCTAATCGACACCCTTCCATTAGAGCTATTCTCAACAGTACCAGACACTTACAAGTGCTAGGAGAATCAGCTTTTCTAGCTACACCCTATACAGACAAGGCTCCTCTATGCTTTTTCTCTACCCAACAAATGATATCGAACAGGTGCTTTACCCACAAAGACATTGATATTTTAATAATTACTAACTCTAAATCATTTTACAAT contains the following coding sequences:
- a CDS encoding glycoside hydrolase family protein, with the protein product MKLQIGILSVLLVGVSWGQTQAQSKYEIIREGESKPAITQAMFAEAGVASQGENINGPSVIRIPKWVKKKNRIHAKAQYYMYFAHHAGDYIRMAWAEKIDGPWHLYQIGDEVPMGDRGVLDLGDTVINLANGVVIPNNHLASPDVHVDHDNKRIIMYFHSGASTYVNGVRVRKQLTYVSTSTDGLEFYNGIQPVFLGPSYFRVFSYKDQLYALDNGANPYQALDAADPWTAPEGFDYTNNLWNKHPENPFQKDIEDIEGKSFKELRIRHTAVRVVGDELHVFYTRRGEMQERVMMSTIDLSVGDWLNWDATYPPVEVLKPSPGWEGGDLELVRSKTSSAPEDVNQLRDPYVFEDKDGSLYLFYSGRGEDAIGMVRMTYKD